DNA from Candidatus Zixiibacteriota bacterium:
ATGCCGTCAATGGATAAATAGCCAAGAGAATCTACCCCAAGATGTCGTCGTATAGATTCGACTGAACGATTTGAACCTATCAATTCCTTTTTAGTAGGCATATCGATTCCATAGAAACATGGGTATTTAATTGGCGGCGATGATATTCGAGCATGAACTTCCTTAGCGCCTGCATCACGGAGCATTTTTACAAGCTTTTTGGAGGTTGTTCCCCTAACAATGGAATCATCAACAACGACAACTTTTTTATTAGACAGCACGCCCCGAATAGGGTTGAATTTAATTTTGACATCAAGGTCGCGTATTTTTTGTTCGGGTTGGATGAAGGTTCGGCCTACATAGTGATTTCGTATCAAACCGATTTCGAAGGGGATTCCGGTTTCCTCGGAAAAACCAAGGGCAGCTGTGTTTGAACTGTCTGGGACCGAAATTACAATATCGGCATCAACGGGATGTTCAATTGCGAGCTGCCGCCCTAAGCGGCGGCGGACTTTATCGACATTCATATGAAAAATAATTGAATCAGGGCGGGAAAAATAAATATACTCGAAAATACAGAAGGCATGACGTCGTTTTGGCAATGACCGATACGATTTTACCCCTCCCCCGTTGGCAATTACTATTTCTCCGGGTTCGATATCTCGAATATATTTAGCGCCAATAATGTCAAAAGCGCATGTTTCTGAGGCAATAACCCATGATTTTCGAAGTTTGCCCAGTGCTAATGGCCTAACGCCAACCGGATCACGAGCGGCTAAGAGGTTTTCGCCGGAAAGCATCACAAGCGAATAGGCACCCTTTACTTTTCTTAA
Protein-coding regions in this window:
- a CDS encoding amidophosphoribosyltransferase, whose protein sequence is MIADKCGVFGITGTRNAAVLTYLGLYALQHRGQESCGVAASNGKIIYLESGMGKVDEVFSSLDRLKKLKGRMAIGHNRYSTTGSSSTTNIQPLLIKCKNGLLALGHNGNLTNYKSLRRKMESNGSIFSTTSDSEIILHLIAKSHQKRPEKALAEALRKVKGAYSLVMLSGENLLAARDPVGVRPLALGKLRKSWVIASETCAFDIIGAKYIRDIEPGEIVIANGGGVKSYRSLPKRRHAFCIFEYIYFSRPDSIIFHMNVDKVRRRLGRQLAIEHPVDADIVISVPDSSNTAALGFSEETGIPFEIGLIRNHYVGRTFIQPEQKIRDLDVKIKFNPIRGVLSNKKVVVVDDSIVRGTTSKKLVKMLRDAGAKEVHARISSPPIKYPCFYGIDMPTKKELIGSNRSVESIRRHLGVDSLGYLSIDGMLNLSALPDEGFCSACFSGKYPVKVNH